In Sphingomonas sp. JUb134, the sequence TTCCGCCGCCGTCGCCCGGCCGGAAGTGGTGGCCGAGATCGCCGACCGGTTCGGCAGCCAGTGCGTCACCGCCTCGATCGACGCGCGCCAGGTCGAGCCCGGCCGCTGGGAAGTCTTCACCCACGGCGGCCGTCGCGCAACCGGCATCGACGCGCTGGAGCACGCCGCCCGCCTGGCCGATCTCGGTGCGGGCGAGCTGCTGGTGACCTCGATGGACCGCGACGGCACCCGCGACGGCTACGACCTCGCCCTCACCCGCGCGATCGCGGACGCGAGCGACGTGCCGGTGGTGGCGTCCGGCGGCGTCGGCAAGCTGGACGACCTGGTCGCCGGCGTGGTCGAAGGCCATGCGAGCGCCGTGCTCGCCGCCTCGATCTTCCACTTCGGCGAAGCCAGCATCGCCGGCGCGCGGGCGGCCCTTGCCGCTGCCGG encodes:
- the hisF gene encoding imidazole glycerol phosphate synthase subunit HisF, which produces MSVRVRIIPCLDVHAGRVVKGVNFVDLRDAGDPVEQARAYDLAGADELCFLDIGASHEGRDTIVEVVRRTAEVCFMPLTVGGGVRSAADARALLLAGADKVAVNSAAVARPEVVAEIADRFGSQCVTASIDARQVEPGRWEVFTHGGRRATGIDALEHAARLADLGAGELLVTSMDRDGTRDGYDLALTRAIADASDVPVVASGGVGKLDDLVAGVVEGHASAVLAASIFHFGEASIAGARAALAAAGVAVRGTH